In Bradyrhizobium sp. 1(2017), one DNA window encodes the following:
- the flgC gene encoding flagellar basal body rod protein FlgC — protein MANDSSDFTRSMAIATSGLRAQAGRMRVISENIANADSTSQTAGGDPYRRKVPTFSSALDRTLDAQVVTLGRIKPDESAFRVRFEPNNPAADASGNVKYPNVNSVVEMTDMRDAQRSYEANLNIISATRRMIQRTLDILKS, from the coding sequence ATGGCGAATGACAGCAGCGACTTTACCCGCTCGATGGCGATCGCGACCTCCGGCCTGCGTGCGCAGGCCGGGCGCATGCGGGTGATCTCGGAGAACATCGCGAACGCGGATTCGACCTCGCAGACGGCCGGCGGCGATCCTTACCGCCGCAAGGTGCCGACCTTTTCGTCCGCGCTCGACCGCACGCTCGACGCGCAGGTCGTCACCCTCGGCAGGATCAAGCCCGACGAGTCCGCCTTCCGCGTCAGATTTGAGCCGAACAATCCGGCCGCGGATGCGAGCGGCAACGTCAAATATCCCAACGTGAACTCGGTGGTCGAGATGACCGACATGCGCGACGCTCAGCGGTCCTACGAGGCCAATCTCAACATCATCAGTGCGACGCGCCGGATGATCCAGCGCACGCTGGACATCCTCAAGAGCTGA
- the flgB gene encoding flagellar basal body rod protein FlgB has product MSINDLPLLSALRTKMQWHQERQRVLSENVSNSDTPKFRPRDLVEPKLDNSGAVTGSMGPLALTRTSGSHMTPSGAASAFDQNKNVGFETRPAGNAVVLEEEMMKAANNQMDYAAATSLYSKSLHLLKTAIGKA; this is encoded by the coding sequence ATGTCCATCAACGACCTCCCGCTGCTGTCGGCGCTTCGGACCAAGATGCAGTGGCACCAGGAGCGCCAGCGCGTCCTGTCCGAGAACGTCTCCAACTCCGATACCCCCAAATTCCGGCCGCGCGACCTGGTCGAGCCCAAGCTCGACAATTCCGGCGCCGTCACGGGCTCGATGGGGCCCCTGGCGCTCACCCGCACCAGCGGTTCCCACATGACGCCGTCAGGCGCTGCCTCCGCATTCGACCAGAACAAGAACGTGGGTTTCGAAACCCGCCCCGCGGGCAACGCGGTCGTTCTCGAAGAGGAGATGATGAAGGCGGCCAACAACCAGATGGACTACGCGGCGGCGACCTCGCTCTATTCGAAGAGCCTGCATCTGCTCAAGACCGCGATCGGGAAGGCCTAG
- a CDS encoding flagellar biosynthetic protein FliO, which produces MQGSPITFIVAFIVVLALIGVAAWLVRRFSNSRLGANTQRGRMPRLAVIDAAAVDGRRRLVLVRRDNVEHLLMIGGPTDIVVEPNIVRAASGRDQLPQRSNAAEPPRLAPMPDAGGWADEAPRPELLDHPEPQMPEPPPRPARPSFADEVRRPAPALAERRTESPLPGFPPEPRPEREPRPEPLPPRIGRSEPPLMPRPPRNSDPVKVPPVRAERAAAPPPPPIPQAPPVSPPAPAAIPSSAEQNLAEMAQRLEAALRRPAGETVAPPVAPESPAAPPRAARSEPPAPPAPPAKPAAEKTSFENLEDEMASLLGRPKPSS; this is translated from the coding sequence ATGCAAGGCAGCCCTATCACCTTCATCGTCGCGTTCATCGTCGTCCTGGCGTTGATCGGCGTCGCTGCATGGCTGGTTCGCCGATTCTCCAACAGCCGCCTGGGCGCCAACACCCAGCGTGGCAGGATGCCCCGGCTCGCCGTGATCGATGCGGCCGCGGTCGACGGCCGGCGGCGCCTGGTGCTGGTCCGGCGCGACAATGTCGAGCATCTCCTGATGATCGGCGGCCCCACCGACATCGTCGTCGAGCCCAATATCGTTCGCGCCGCGTCCGGCCGCGACCAGCTCCCGCAGCGTTCCAACGCCGCCGAGCCACCGCGCCTTGCCCCCATGCCCGATGCAGGTGGCTGGGCAGACGAAGCGCCGCGGCCCGAGCTGCTCGATCATCCCGAGCCGCAAATGCCCGAACCGCCACCGCGGCCCGCCCGTCCCTCCTTCGCCGACGAGGTGCGCCGGCCTGCGCCGGCGCTGGCCGAACGCCGCACCGAGTCGCCTTTGCCAGGCTTTCCGCCCGAGCCCCGGCCCGAGCGCGAACCGCGGCCCGAGCCCCTGCCGCCGCGCATTGGCCGCAGCGAGCCGCCGCTGATGCCGCGTCCGCCGCGCAACAGCGATCCCGTCAAGGTGCCGCCGGTGCGGGCCGAGCGCGCAGCAGCGCCGCCGCCTCCCCCCATTCCGCAGGCTCCGCCTGTTTCACCGCCGGCCCCGGCCGCCATCCCGTCGAGCGCCGAGCAGAATCTCGCCGAAATGGCCCAGCGGTTAGAGGCTGCCCTGCGCCGCCCGGCCGGTGAAACGGTCGCGCCTCCTGTTGCACCGGAGTCGCCGGCCGCGCCTCCGCGCGCGGCACGCAGCGAGCCGCCGGCACCACCGGCCCCGCCCGCAAAGCCGGCCGCGGAAAAGACCAGCTTTGAAAACCTTGAAGACGAGATGGCCTCCCTGCTCGGCCGTCCGAAGCCATCTTCGTGA
- the fliP gene encoding flagellar type III secretion system pore protein FliP (The bacterial flagellar biogenesis protein FliP forms a type III secretion system (T3SS)-type pore required for flagellar assembly.) has protein sequence MRLPALPRRVLFTSVLIGAASFAGLAHAQDISINLGGGPGGGGVTERAIQLIALLTVLSIAPSILIMMTSFTRIVVVLSLLRTALGTATAPPNSVIIALAMFLTFFVMGPVLQKSYDEGIRPLVANQIGVEDALQRASVPLRGFMQKNVREKDLKLFLDLSGEPPPATPDELALRILVPAFMISELKRAFEIGFLLFLPFLIIDLVVASVLMSMGMMMLPPATISLPFKLIFFVLVDGWSLVAGSLVQSYGG, from the coding sequence GTGAGATTGCCGGCCCTCCCGCGTAGAGTTCTTTTCACTTCTGTCCTGATCGGCGCGGCTTCGTTCGCGGGCCTTGCGCATGCGCAGGACATCAGCATCAATCTCGGCGGCGGTCCGGGCGGCGGCGGCGTCACCGAGCGCGCCATCCAGCTCATCGCCCTGCTCACGGTGCTGTCGATCGCGCCGTCGATCCTGATCATGATGACGTCGTTCACGCGCATCGTGGTTGTGCTGTCGCTGCTGCGCACGGCATTGGGAACGGCGACCGCTCCGCCGAACTCGGTGATCATTGCGCTTGCGATGTTCCTCACCTTCTTCGTGATGGGCCCGGTCCTGCAAAAATCCTATGACGAGGGCATCCGCCCCCTCGTCGCCAACCAGATCGGCGTCGAGGACGCACTTCAGCGCGCCTCGGTGCCCTTGCGCGGCTTCATGCAGAAGAACGTGCGCGAGAAGGACCTCAAGCTGTTCCTGGATCTCTCCGGTGAGCCGCCGCCGGCCACGCCCGACGAGCTCGCACTTCGCATCCTCGTTCCCGCCTTCATGATCTCCGAGCTGAAGCGCGCCTTCGAAATCGGCTTCCTGCTGTTTCTCCCCTTCCTCATCATCGACCTCGTCGTCGCCTCGGTGCTGATGTCGATGGGCATGATGATGCTGCCTCCGGCAACGATCTCGCTGCCGTTCAAGCTGATCTTCTTCGTGCTGGTCGACGGCTGGTCGCTGGTGGCGGGCAGCCTGGTGCAGAGCTACGGGGGGTGA
- a CDS encoding tetratricopeptide repeat protein translates to MAREAAAGFVSRARAFAQGLQRHVRKAPLLAACLVIGFAAPARAADPVRGEATFSAGGGFARLVIKLGEDVPSEVTTAGSILVIRFDRPVDVPVDRVPEGAPDYVNSARRDPDGGAIRLSLARRVTVNTMNAGERTFIDLLPEGWKGAPPSLPMDVVKELAERARVAERALRAQRAAAEAKKRPQIRVRASVQPTFVRFVFEMPDGVGVSSVLNEQKLTLAFNANLNFDLADAVVAAPPNVVSIKQKAEIDQTSVEIALIGDSDVHSFRDDKNYVVDIAFQPERGKTAATPEAAIAQLKPAGQGPVPLPAPEKPKEAQREIAPPTSETIAREAKIDVKPGAKPETPAVMPAAEAPKPAPAPATEAAPAAEGPKEALKDAPKPAPAVAEIAPAKPAIAEAPKELVKEPVKETAKAAPAEVPAAPQPAIASVDARRDSDGLRVTFPIQVATPAAAFRRGDTVWLVFDTPKPVDVEAIRSRGGAMIGEVGRVPLDKGQAVRIRLTRPLVYSLTSEEVGKETNWLLTLADKIQATPLPLMMSRNITDPALANIAIPFANPGLLHKLTDPDAGDTLYVVTGQRPVRGFIKRQDLVDLSLLESAHGIAIRPNSDEIGVEVGADKVILGKKGGLTLSPVDISAERAPTAVRPVFSPEGWRKGQSENFMARQSDLIAAISAVEPALRSLPRLDLAQFYMSRAMYHEAKAVTELMLSDPLNKEESGALIMHAIASILIGRPAQGLKDLANPVIGNSHDSQLWKALAYARQGKWADAREKFKNVEFAIASLPLDIQRIVTMDAMRASLEVKDYAGASKRRGELEVVGVSPEAAPGFAVLRGRLAEALGHDKDALDDYKLAVASSDRPAAAEAKQLEVALRQKRDEIGKDEALHELETLSMTWRGDAIEVRTLQMLSRLYAENGRYRDALTAARTATKLQPNAEASRQAQDLASELFTQIFLGPKGDELPPVEALGMFYEFRELTPIGRRGDELIRRLADRLASIDLLDQAAELLQYQVDHRLEGAARAQVAARLAMIYLANRRPDMAITALRASRISDLSGELRQQRLLLEARAQSDVGRHDLALDIVSNVSGREVLRLRSDIFWAARRWRESAEQIELYYGERFRDFKPLNAVEKSDIIRAAVGYALADDSIGLSRFREKYAPLMSESADRLAFDIASKPAAASSAEFAEIAKLAASVDTLDGFLREMKQRFPDATARAPAAPQAKDESDHTGSLPTIPVVRQIKMTR, encoded by the coding sequence ATGGCGCGAGAGGCTGCCGCTGGATTTGTGTCGCGAGCCCGCGCCTTTGCGCAGGGGTTACAGCGTCATGTCCGCAAGGCGCCGCTGCTGGCGGCCTGCCTGGTGATCGGCTTCGCCGCGCCTGCCCGGGCGGCCGATCCCGTCAGGGGCGAGGCGACTTTCTCCGCCGGCGGCGGCTTTGCCCGACTCGTGATCAAGCTCGGCGAGGACGTTCCCTCCGAGGTGACGACGGCCGGCTCCATTCTCGTCATCCGTTTCGACCGGCCCGTCGACGTTCCCGTTGATCGCGTTCCCGAAGGCGCGCCCGACTACGTCAACTCCGCCCGGCGCGATCCCGACGGCGGCGCCATCCGCCTGTCGCTGGCGCGGCGCGTCACCGTCAACACCATGAATGCGGGCGAGCGCACCTTCATCGACCTCCTGCCGGAGGGATGGAAGGGGGCGCCGCCGAGCCTGCCGATGGACGTCGTCAAGGAATTGGCCGAACGCGCACGCGTGGCCGAACGGGCGTTGCGCGCCCAGCGCGCCGCAGCCGAGGCCAAAAAGCGTCCGCAAATCCGCGTGCGCGCCTCGGTGCAGCCGACCTTCGTGCGTTTCGTATTCGAGATGCCCGACGGGGTCGGCGTCTCCTCCGTGCTCAATGAGCAGAAGCTCACGCTCGCCTTCAACGCCAACCTCAATTTCGATCTGGCCGACGCGGTCGTCGCGGCGCCGCCGAACGTCGTCTCGATCAAGCAGAAGGCCGAGATCGACCAGACCAGCGTCGAGATCGCCCTGATCGGCGATTCCGACGTGCACTCCTTCCGCGACGACAAGAACTATGTCGTCGACATTGCCTTCCAGCCGGAGAGGGGCAAGACCGCCGCAACGCCCGAGGCGGCGATCGCGCAGCTCAAGCCCGCAGGTCAAGGACCTGTGCCGCTGCCCGCGCCTGAAAAACCAAAGGAAGCCCAGCGCGAGATCGCGCCGCCGACATCCGAGACGATCGCGCGCGAGGCCAAGATCGACGTCAAGCCGGGCGCGAAGCCGGAAACGCCGGCCGTGATGCCGGCGGCCGAAGCACCGAAGCCAGCGCCGGCTCCCGCCACTGAAGCCGCGCCGGCCGCAGAAGGGCCCAAGGAGGCGCTCAAGGACGCTCCAAAGCCAGCGCCAGCCGTCGCCGAAATTGCGCCAGCCAAGCCCGCAATCGCCGAGGCGCCCAAGGAATTGGTCAAGGAGCCGGTCAAGGAAACCGCCAAAGCCGCGCCCGCCGAGGTGCCGGCCGCGCCGCAGCCTGCGATTGCCAGCGTCGATGCGCGCCGGGACAGCGACGGCCTGCGTGTCACGTTTCCAATTCAGGTCGCGACCCCTGCGGCGGCGTTCCGCCGCGGCGACACGGTCTGGCTGGTGTTCGACACGCCGAAGCCGGTCGACGTCGAGGCGATCCGCAGCAGGGGCGGCGCGATGATCGGCGAGGTCGGTCGCGTGCCGCTCGACAAGGGGCAGGCGGTTCGCATCCGTCTCACCCGTCCGCTGGTCTATTCGCTGACGAGCGAGGAGGTCGGCAAGGAGACCAACTGGCTGCTGACGCTCGCCGACAAGATCCAGGCGACGCCGCTGCCGCTGATGATGTCGCGCAACATCACCGATCCTGCCCTTGCCAACATCGCAATTCCCTTCGCCAATCCGGGCCTGCTGCACAAGCTCACCGATCCCGATGCCGGCGACACGCTCTATGTCGTTACCGGGCAGCGGCCGGTGCGTGGCTTCATCAAGCGGCAGGATCTCGTCGATCTCTCGCTGCTGGAATCCGCGCACGGCATCGCGATCCGGCCGAACTCCGACGAGATCGGCGTCGAGGTCGGCGCCGACAAGGTCATTCTCGGCAAGAAGGGCGGTCTGACACTGTCACCGGTCGACATCTCGGCCGAGCGCGCCCCGACCGCGGTGCGCCCGGTCTTCAGCCCCGAAGGCTGGCGAAAGGGTCAGTCGGAAAACTTCATGGCGCGTCAGAGCGATCTGATCGCGGCGATCTCGGCCGTCGAACCCGCGCTGCGTTCGCTGCCGCGGCTCGACCTCGCGCAGTTCTACATGTCGCGCGCCATGTATCACGAGGCCAAGGCCGTCACCGAATTGATGCTGAGCGATCCCCTCAACAAGGAGGAGAGCGGCGCGCTGATCATGCATGCGATCGCGAGCATCCTGATCGGCCGTCCGGCGCAGGGACTGAAGGACCTCGCCAATCCCGTGATCGGCAACAGCCACGATTCCCAGCTCTGGAAGGCGCTGGCCTATGCGCGCCAGGGCAAATGGGCCGATGCGCGCGAGAAATTCAAGAACGTCGAGTTCGCCATCGCTTCGCTGCCGCTCGACATCCAGCGCATCGTGACGATGGATGCGATGCGGGCGTCCCTCGAGGTGAAGGACTATGCCGGCGCCTCGAAGCGGCGCGGCGAGCTCGAGGTGGTGGGCGTCTCGCCCGAGGCCGCGCCCGGCTTTGCCGTGCTGCGTGGCCGGCTCGCCGAGGCGCTCGGTCACGACAAGGATGCGCTCGACGACTACAAGCTCGCGGTCGCCTCGAGCGACCGGCCAGCGGCGGCTGAGGCCAAGCAGCTCGAGGTCGCGCTGCGTCAGAAGCGCGACGAGATCGGCAAGGACGAGGCGCTGCACGAGCTCGAGACGCTCTCGATGACCTGGCGCGGCGACGCGATCGAGGTCAGGACGCTGCAGATGCTGTCGCGGCTATATGCCGAGAACGGACGCTACCGGGACGCGCTGACGGCCGCGCGCACCGCGACGAAACTCCAGCCGAACGCGGAAGCCTCGCGCCAGGCGCAGGATCTCGCCTCCGAACTGTTCACGCAGATCTTCCTGGGGCCGAAGGGTGACGAGCTGCCGCCGGTCGAGGCACTCGGGATGTTCTACGAATTCCGCGAGCTGACGCCGATCGGCCGCCGCGGCGACGAGCTGATCCGCCGTCTCGCCGATCGTCTCGCCTCGATCGACCTGCTGGACCAGGCTGCCGAGCTGCTGCAATATCAGGTCGATCATCGCCTCGAAGGCGCCGCCCGTGCCCAGGTCGCCGCGCGCCTTGCCATGATCTATCTCGCCAACCGCAGACCCGACATGGCGATCACCGCGCTGCGCGCGAGCCGTATCAGCGACCTCTCCGGGGAGCTCAGGCAGCAGCGCTTGCTCCTGGAAGCGCGGGCGCAGAGCGACGTCGGCCGTCACGATCTCGCGCTCGACATCGTCTCCAACGTCTCCGGGCGCGAGGTGCTGCGCCTGCGCTCCGACATCTTCTGGGCGGCGCGGCGCTGGCGCGAATCCGCCGAGCAGATCGAGCTCTATTACGGCGAGCGCTTCCGCGACTTCAAGCCGCTCAACGCGGTCGAGAAGAGCGACATCATCCGCGCGGCCGTAGGCTACGCACTCGCCGACGATTCGATCGGCCTGTCACGCTTCCGCGAGAAATACGCGCCGCTGATGAGCGAGAGCGCCGACCGTCTCGCCTTCGACATCGCGAGCAAGCCGGCCGCAGCCTCCAGCGCCGAGTTCGCGGAGATCGCCAAGCTGGCTGCCAGCGTCGATACGCTCGACGGCTTCCTGCGCGAGATGAAGCAGCGCTTCCCCGACGCCACCGCGCGCGCGCCGGCCGCGCCGCAGGCGAAGGACGAGTCCGACCACACCGGCTCGCTACCGACGATTCCCGTCGTGCGTCAGATCAAGATGACGCGGTAG
- a CDS encoding MotE family protein — protein sequence MKSFRNIRVIPVVLVAVAGLATLKVAGLAINGGYVFDYKQNQAKKSWAQENLNFPTGREDPDITGSTHGAPKEAPKPAAPETKMEGGTVVKIDETQPQVSAAERAILERLQARRQEIEARQREIDIRESLLKSAEKRIENKVEEMKAVETRITATQAEQKAAEAQRMKGLVTMYEGMKPKDAARVFDRLEMGVLIEIASAIAPRKMSDILGLMSPEAAEKLTVEMARRANGGGDQSASAGELPKIDGRPTQKPN from the coding sequence ATGAAGTCGTTTCGTAACATCCGCGTCATTCCGGTCGTCCTGGTGGCCGTCGCAGGCCTCGCCACGCTCAAGGTGGCGGGGCTCGCGATCAATGGCGGCTACGTGTTCGACTACAAGCAGAACCAGGCCAAGAAATCCTGGGCGCAGGAGAATCTGAACTTCCCGACCGGACGGGAAGACCCCGATATCACGGGATCGACCCATGGCGCGCCGAAGGAGGCGCCGAAGCCGGCTGCGCCCGAGACCAAGATGGAGGGTGGCACCGTCGTCAAGATCGACGAAACCCAGCCGCAGGTCTCGGCCGCCGAGCGCGCGATCCTCGAGCGGTTGCAGGCGCGCCGCCAGGAGATCGAGGCCCGCCAGCGCGAGATCGACATCCGCGAGAGCCTGTTGAAATCGGCCGAGAAGCGCATCGAGAACAAGGTCGAGGAGATGAAGGCGGTGGAAACCCGCATCACCGCGACGCAGGCCGAGCAGAAGGCCGCCGAAGCCCAGCGCATGAAGGGCCTCGTCACGATGTATGAAGGCATGAAGCCGAAGGATGCCGCGCGGGTGTTCGACCGGCTCGAGATGGGCGTGCTGATCGAGATCGCCTCGGCCATCGCGCCGCGGAAGATGTCGGACATCCTGGGGCTGATGTCGCCCGAGGCCGCCGAGAAGCTGACGGTCGAGATGGCCCGCCGGGCCAATGGTGGCGGAGATCAGTCCGCCTCGGCCGGCGAGCTGCCCAAGATCGACGGCAGGCCGACGCAAAAGCCGAATTGA